The stretch of DNA CTGAGTTCTTGGGCCCGGGCGAGGCCCCCAATGGTACGCTGATCATCCAGAATGTGAACAAGAGCCATGGGGGCATATACGTGTGCCGGGTCCAGGAGGGCAACGAGTCATACCAGCAGTCCTGCGGCACCTACCTCCGCGTGCGCCGTGAGTGGCCCAGCCCTGGCCCCTACTCCCACTGTCCCACTGGGGATACTCGGTTTATCTTTGAAATGGGGATAGAGCCAGTACCTTCAATGTGGGTTTCAAACCGGCTTGGACAGAGGGACGGACGTTCTCCTCTGCAGAGTGGGGTCTCTGGGGGGTCTGGGGCCTTGCAGGAGGTGGGTGGggccaggaggctggggagggcaaGAGGGGCCAGGGCTCTGAGCCATACCACCTCCTTGCAGAGCCGCCCCCCAGGCCCTTCCTGGACATGGGGGAGGGCACCAAGAACCGAATCATCACAGCCGAGGGGATCATCCTCCTGTTCTGCGCGGTAGTGCCTGGGACGCTGCTGCTGTTCAGGGTGAGCCCCCTCGGACCCCTGAGTCAGCCGGGCGAGGGCCTGGGCCGAGGGACCCCCAATGCCCAGGTAGCCCTCTAGAGCCTGAGGTTCCCCGTCCAAAACTTGGGAGAATGAAAGCACCCACCACATAGGGACTGTGgaagttaaatgaatgaatataaagaaGGGACTTGAACTGGCGCTGAGCCCAGGGGGTGTCTTCAATTTAGTTTCCCCTTCTGGGCTGTCCTCACGTCCACCTCCCCCCAAGAAGAGTCTCATTCTTCTCCCTAAAAGTGTCCTCACTCCCCTCCTGCCCTCACCCAGGAGTGTGGTTACCCTCCAGGTGTAGCCAAGACCAGggaaggtggggcctggggtCCTCCCAGAATCTCTGATCTGTACCAGCCTCTCCTTAGGCACTACAGAAAGTGTgactgttattgttattattcatgGAGAATAGTAAGGGAGTGGAGAGTCAAGAAGACGCtagcttgggaggccgaggcaagaggatcacttgaggccacaagtttgagtccagcctgggcaacacagcaagaccctatctctacacacacacacacacaaagtcttaaaaaaaaattagccaggcatggtagcacacacctatagtcccagctactcaggaggctgaggtgggaggattgcttgagcccgggagttcaaggctgcagtgaaataTGATGTTGCcacagactccagcctgggcaactgagggagaagaaagagagagagagagagagaaagagagagagaaagagaaagagagagagagagggagagagggagagagggagggagggaaggaagggaaggaaggaaggaaggaaggaaagaaggaaggaaggagaacacTGGTTGTAGACTCAGAGAGAACTGCTACGTAACCAGTATGTGGCCTTGGGGACATCTCTTACCCTTTCTGGAAAAGTACTTCCTGGCATCCAGGATGGTCTGAAAGATATTCACCTCCCCCTGCTCACTGAGgcacccaccccacccacccctacAGAAACGATGGCAGAACGAGAAGCTCGGGTTGGATGCCGGGGATGAATATGAAGATGAAAACCTTTATGAAGTGAGTGAAGGGTGGGGATGGGGTAGGGGCAGTTGTGTTAGGGGTGGGGGTGTTCCCTCTGGGGGTGGCTGGGGGCAGGGACCCCAGGTGTCAGGGTGCTGATGTTCGCTGCCTCATTTCCATCCCAGGGCCTGAACCTGGACGACTGCTCCATGTATGAGGACATCTCCCGGGGCCTCCAGGGCACCTACCAGGATGTGGGCAGCCTCAACATAGGAGATGTCCAGCTGGAGAAGCCGTGACACCCCTACTCCTGCCAGGCTGCCCCCGCCTGCTGTGCACCCAGCTCCAGTGTCTCAGCTCACTTCCCTGGGACATTCTCCCTTCAGCCCTCCTGGGGGCTTCCTTAGTCATATTCCCccagtggggggtgggagggtaaCCTCACTCTTCTCCAGGCCAGGCCTCCTTGGACTCCCCCGGGGGTGTCCCACTCTTCTTCCCTCTAAACTGCCCCACCTCCTAACCTAATCCCCCCACCCCGCTGCCTTTCCCAGGCTCCCCTCACCCCAGCGGGTAATGAGCCCTTAATCGCTGCCTCTAAGGGAGCTGATTGTAGCAGCCTCATTAGTGTCACCCCCTCCTCCCTGATCAGTCAGGGCCACTTAGTGATAATAAATTCTTCCCAACTGCAGACCTTGGCAGGAGTCGTGGATCTTATGGGAACCGCCTCTCCCACAtgtccctcagacccaggagtcccagCCCAAGCCACTCCCTGCCCACTCCCCACACCTGGGACCAGGTAGCCAGTCTGGGCTGCCCTCCTGGGAGAACAAGATGTCTCTTGGGAAGGTCCCCAGACCAACTGAAGGACTGGTTTGGCCCTCTTTGCAGGGCCTCACCCTAGGGTCATATCCTTAAGCAAGAAGGGGACAAGATCAAGATAGCTGTGGCTACCAAATTAtttacgctttttttttttttgagacagagtctcactctgttgctcaggttggagtgctcactgcaacctctgcctcctgggttcaagcgattctcctgcctcagcctcccaagtagctgggattacaggcgcctgccaccacgcccagctaatttttgtatttttagtagaggcggggtttcaccatgttggccaggctggtcttgaacctctgacctcaggtgatccacccgccttggcctcccaaagtgctgggattacaggcgcctgacaccacgcccggtcgctttttttttttttttttttttttgaggcagagtctgactctgtcacccaggctggagtgcagtggcgcaatctcagcccacttcaacctccacctcaagcgattcttgtacctcaggctcccgagtagctgggatgacaggcatgtgccaccacacccagctaatttttgttttagtagagacagggtttcgccatgttggccgggctggtctcgaactcctgacctcaagtgatccaccatgcttcgacctcccaaagtgctgggattacaggcatgagccactttatGCGTATTTAAGCCTTGGAAACACAGGGACTATCTTGTGGATTGGGGCTAGTACAGAATTCAGACTGCAGCCTTTTCCCGATGCGTTGACTTACAGAAGGGGCATTTTGGAGGGTCTGTGGTCCTAACCTGGGGATAGCAGGGAGATCCAGGGGCAATGACAGAGAGGCACAGAGACACGGATTTCCtgagaaagggagaggagagaggctggGACCCAGGGATCAGGAAGGGGACGAGCAAGGGAAGGAAGAGATGATGAGACCCTGGGAATCCGGGAGAGAGACAGGGACGTGgagagaaagggacagagacagagcgagaaggaaaggaagagacagaagagag from Gorilla gorilla gorilla isolate KB3781 chromosome 20, NHGRI_mGorGor1-v2.1_pri, whole genome shotgun sequence encodes:
- the CD79A gene encoding B-cell antigen receptor complex-associated protein alpha chain isoform X2, whose product is MPGGPGVLQALPATIFLLFLLSASYLGPGCQALWMHKVPASLMVSLGEDAHFQCPHNSSNNANVTWWRVLHGNYTWPPEFLGPGEAPNEPPPRPFLDMGEGTKNRIITAEGIILLFCAVVPGTLLLFRKRWQNEKLGLDAGDEYEDENLYEGLNLDDCSMYEDISRGLQGTYQDVGSLNIGDVQLEKP
- the CD79A gene encoding B-cell antigen receptor complex-associated protein alpha chain isoform X1, whose product is MPGGPGVLQALPATIFLLFLLSASYLGPGCQALWMHKVPASLMVSLGEDAHFQCPHNSSNNANVTWWRVLHGNYTWPPEFLGPGEAPNGTLIIQNVNKSHGGIYVCRVQEGNESYQQSCGTYLRVRQPPPRPFLDMGEGTKNRIITAEGIILLFCAVVPGTLLLFRKRWQNEKLGLDAGDEYEDENLYEGLNLDDCSMYEDISRGLQGTYQDVGSLNIGDVQLEKP